The window TCCATGGTGCGGCCCATGCAGAATGGTGGCTCCTATGTTGGAAGAGCTAGACAAGGAATATGCTGGCAAGCTAAAGATCTGTAAGGTCAATGTAGATAACGATAGGGCTCTTGCACAAGGCTTAAGGATCGTGAGCATTCCTACTTTGATTCTTTATAAAGATGGAGAAGAGCAAAAGAGGATTGTGGGTGCAGTAGCGAAAGAGAAGATTGCAAAAGAAATTTCTCCATTTTTAGCTTAGCTTAATTTTTCTTTTAAAAATTGAATAAGAGGGTTGTTGTGGGATTTAGCGGCGGTATAGACAGTTTCTATACCGCTTTTTTACTTAAGCAGCAAGGATTTGATGTGATATGCCTATACATTAAACTGTTCGAAAGCCAAGAAGCCTTGTCAAGAGCGAGCAAATTAAGCGATTTGTTAGGCGTACAATTTGAATCTTATGATGCCCAAGAGCTCTTTAAAAAAAATGTAATCGATAAATCTATAGAAATGATTTTTTCAGGATTTACGCCAAATCCGTGTTCAATGTGTAATATGAAGGTAAAATTTAAAATATTGGATAAATTTAGGTTAAGTTTTAAATGCGATTTTATTTCTACAGGCCATTATGTGAGAGTCTCTCACACAGAAAGGACGAGAGTATTTAGAGGACTGGATGGAAGAAAAGATCAAAGTTACTTTCTTTCTTTGGTTCCAGTTGAATATCTTAAGAGGACTATCTTCCCTCTCGGGGATATCACAAAAAAACATGTAACAGAAGCTATGCAAGAAAAATATTCGTTTTGGAAAGACATTCCTTCAAGTCAAGACCTTTGTTTTGTGAAGAAAGGATATAAGGAACTGATCAAAGACAGGTGCGGAATAAAATCCGGGAAGTTCTTATATAAGGGTAAGGTAGTCGCAAATCATTTGGGTTCATATCTTTATACAATAGGTGAAAGTAGAGGCCTGGGCCACAAGGAACCCGTGAAGCTGTATGTCCAAAGTCAGGACCATCTTGCAAATATAGTTTATCTAAATACAAAAGAATTTTGCTATAAGAACTCAGTATTAATAGGAGATATCAATCTTTTAAGCGAATTATCGGATAAGTGTCTGGTACAGGTAAGATATCAGGCGAAGCCTGTTATGTGTGACATTAAGTTCGAAGCAGATAAAGTTTACGCGAGTTTTCACGAAAAGGTTTTCGCTCCTACGCCAGGACAGATTGCCTCTTTTTATGCGACAGATAATAAAGAATTATTAGGTGGTGGAATTATTATTGGGACTGATTAAGAGGACACTAAACAAGATATTAGAACTTGATTATAAATATTCAATTCTTCCAAATGGTGGGACTCTTGCTGTCGGACTGTCTGGAGGTAAGGACAGTCTTATAACTCTTTGGGCATTGAACGAAGTCTTGAGACATAGAAAGGATAAGTATAAGCTTTGCGCTATCTTGGTTGATCAGGGGTTTCCAGGTTTTAGCTACGATAAAATTAAAGAATATTTGTTCGTAAACGATATTCCCTATATCGAGAAAAAATCTCTTATATATAGTTCGCTGTCTGAGGCAGAGTCTCCCTGCGCTATTTGCTCTCATCTTAGAAGGGGCGCATTGGTGGACGGTGCAAAGATTATGGGAGCTACGCACTTAGCCCTTGGGCACCATCTTGATGATCTATTGGAGGGCGCTATTATGACTATAGCTATGAATGGAAGACCCAATGTGCTTGTGCCAATTAAATATTTGTCAAGAAGGGATATTTACTTAATCAGGCCCCTTCTTTTGGTGGAAGAGGAACATATAAAAACTTTATCTAAGAAAATTCAAGGCATAAACCCAGTAGAATCAGAGTGTCCATACAGCAAAGACAGTGAAAGGATAAAGATTAAAAATTGGCTTTATCAAGGGTATGGTAATTGGGGAGTAATGCATCAGCATATGGCATCCTGGGCAAGATTGCTTTTGGAAAAAGAGATGGAGATTGAAGTATAATATATAAATTATTTATTATTTGATAAGTATTTTTTATGGGACTATAATGTTATTTTATTGAAGGTTTAATAAGAATTACTTGTTAATTCGCATAATTTTTGTTATAGTTTAATGGAGTAATGCTTTGCCCATGGGGTGAATACTTTAGTAGAAGGGGTGAATGTCTATTGGATTGGTTCTCTTTTTTAGTTGGTAATGTTTTGTCTTATTTAGCAATTGTTGTGTTTTTTGTGGGGGTTCCACTTCAGGTTTACAGGTGGATGAAGGCTCCTGTTGTGTATCCTTTGACGGATTTTCCAGCACCAAAGACTGCTGAGGGAGCTTTTATAAAGGTTCTTCTTGATTCATTTTTGTTTCGACCGATTCTATTGAAAATTTACAACTCCACCGTTTATTCTGGTAAATGGACAGATTTATGGATTGGGGGTTGGGTTTTCCACGTTTCCTTAGCTTTAATTATCATTGGCCACATTGTTGGCATAGGAACACTTGGACATCAATTCACAATTTTAGGTGTTAGCCCTGAAACAAGCTTACATATGTCTGAGTTGTTGGGTACTGTCTCTGGTATATTTCTTAGTTTGAGTTTGATCTATCTCTTGCTCAGGAGATTTTTTAATCCCATTGTCAGGGTTATGTCAGACGGCATCGACTATTTAATCGTTTTATTAATTTTGGGAATCTCCTGCATGGGTAACTTTATGAGATTTAGCTCTACTTATGGAGTAGAGTATGACGTAGCACAGAGATGGATAATGGGTCTTTTCACATTGCATCCTGTAGCCCTACCCGATAACCCTATCTTCACCTGGCACTTGTTTCTGGTGGAGATCTTACTCATCTATTTTCCTTTCAGTAAACTTATGCACTCCTGTGGCATATTTTTTGCTCGTTGGATGATAACTAACTATGATCCCAAGAAGGTCATGGTCTTTGACTGGAGAAGCAAGGTTTGTGAATGGACTGGAGGTAAATAGAATATGAATTTTGACAGAAGCGAAGAAAAAGGAAGATTTGCTCAGAGATGGTGGGAGAGTGATAAGTTTAAAACTGTTCAAACTATGGATAAGGGCGAGAAGCCTCTTGTTCCATTTTTTGCTCCAAAGATATATCCTCTTGAGCCATTGGACAAGCCTTTTGATGAAACGGAATTAGAATCACGCTTTGTGAGTGCATTTGCTCGTATTTTAGCTGAGCACAGACAATTGAAAGTTTACATGGAGAGCTGCGTAAAGTGCGGAGCATGTGTGAATGCCTGCCACACCTATCAGGGGACTGGTGAGCTTAGAAATATACCAGTTATGAGAGCAGACCTCCTGAGGAGATATTACAAGAAATATTTCACTACTCAGGGTGCGATTCTTGGACCTATTGTAGGCGCAGAAAAGGTTACCTTTGAGGGCCTTAAAGAGATGTATTACTACTTTTACCAGTGTTCGCAGTGCAGAAGGTGTTCATATTACTGCCCTATGGGCATTGATACTGCAGAAATCACAAGATATGGCAGAGAGATACTTGTTCAGTGCGGTTTCGTATCTCAGTTTCACTGGAGCGTTTTAACCTCCATGTGGAAGCTGGGCAATCATATGATTATCTCGAAGCCTGGTCTTATGGATACGGTTGAGTTCCTTGAAGAAGAGCTTAAAGAAGAAACAGGTGTGGATATAAAAATACCAGTTGACGATTGGGATGCCGAGCTACTTTATAATCCCTCCTCTGCTGACTTTTTCGCTTATCCTGACACCATGATGGGTGTAGCAAAGGTAATGCATGCTGCAGGCATAAAATGGACAATTTCAAGTAATATTATAGAAACAGGCAACTTTGGACTGTTTCTACACGAGAATACAATGAGAATGTTGAACAAACTTCTTATAGATCAATCTTTCAAAATGAAGGATTGTAAGGAAATTGTTCTGGGTGAATGCGCTCATGGGTGGAGAACCTGGAAGATGATGACCAAGGCTGTAAACGGTGAATGGGTCGATAAAAAATATCACTACATACACCTTGTTCACAAGTTAATAGAGCTAATAGATAGCGGAAGAATTAAAATAGATCCGTCAAGGTATGAAGGTATGAAGGTAACGCTTCATGACTCTTGTAACAATTCCAGAGGTGCGGGCATTATCGAAGAGCCAAGATATGTGCTTTCTAAGATTTTGCCAGATGGTGTATTTACTGAGATGACTCCAAACAGAGAGATGAACTGGTGCTGTGGAGGCGGAACTGCTATACTTTGGGACGATCCAGAGAGCATTAAATTAAGAGTTAAACTGTCGAAAAATAAGGCTGAGCAGTATATGTCAGTAAATCCTGATATAGCTGTGGTAATATGCTCTATTGGCAAGGCTCACAATAGCTTTATAGTTCACGAGGGATATAAAAAAGAGCTCGATCACGTAAAGATTAAGGGTTTAGTTGACCTGGTGGGCGATGCTATTGTAGACTTTCCATTCCCAGCAGGGAAGTATGCGAAATCTTAATTTGCTGTATCATACTTTAAAATAAATTTTGGAGGTGTTAATTTATGCCATTTATCGATGTTAATGGTGAACAATTAGAAGTTGATGAAGATGGTTTTCTTCAAGATCCTGAAAAATGGAATGAAGATGTAGCTAAGTACTTGGCAAAGACCGAGCAAGTAGAAGAGTTAACAGAAGAGCACTGGAAGATGGTAAATTATCTACACGACTATTTCAAAAAGTATCAAATTGCTCCAATGGTAAGAAAGCTCTGTAAGGACAATGGAATGGATCTAAAAAAGGTTTACGAGCTTTTCCCAACTGGACCTGCAAAGGGCGCTTGCAAAATTGCAGGATTACCAAAACCGACAGGATGTGTTTAATTTAGGGGAGGTGATAGTAGCTTACCCATTTGTTTAAACAAAATTTATTTCACCTTAAGGGGGTGTACTGATTAGATGCCAGAATTAAGGAAGACTCCAATGTTAGACCAGCTTCTAGATGGTCCTTTTCCAAGTTTTGTAAAGGAGATCAAAAAAGGCGCTGAGAAGAACGAAGCTTGTAATGACCTCCTTGGTCAATTAGAGCTCTCGTATGAAGAAAAAATTACTCACTGGAAACACGGCGGAATTGTCGGTGTTACAGGGTATGGTGGCGGAGTAATCGGTCGTTATTCTGATGTTCCTGAGCAATTTCCAGGATTGACCGAATTTCACACTATGAGAATCAACCAGCCTGCCGGATGGTTTTATAAGACCGATAGGCTAAGAAAGCTCCTTGATATATGGGAGAAGCGTGGCAGCGGCTTGACAAACTTCCACGGCGCAACAGGCGACATCATTTTGCTCGGCACTCATACCAATGAGCTGCAAAACGTAGCTGATGACCTTGCTCATGAAGGATGGGATTTGGGTGGTTCTGGATCAGACCTCAGAACTCCAAGCGCATGTGTCGGACCAGGCAGATGTGAGTGGGCATGTATTGACACGCTTGACATTGTAGACACTCTTACAAGAAGATATCAGAATGAGCTTCACAGACCTATGTGGCCATACAAGTTCAAGATCAAGATTTCAGGCTGCGCCAATGACGGCGTTGCAGCAAAAGCCAGAGCTGACTGTTCAATTATCGGCACCTGGAAAGACAATATTCAGGTTAATAGAACAGAAGTAGTAAATTATGTGAATGGTGGATTTGACATTATTGGACAGGTAGTCGATAAATGTCCAACAAAGTGCATTTCTTACAACCCAGTAACCAAGTCTCTTTCGATTGATGACAACAACTGTGTGAGATGCCATAACTGCATAAATAAGATGCCAAAAGCTCTCAGACAGGGTAAGATCAATGGTGCTACTATATTGATAGGTGGCCATGCTCCAATCTTGCAGTCAGCATTTATGTCTTGGGTGGTAGTTCCATTTATGGAAATGAAGCCTCCATACACCGAAATTTCTGATCTTCTTGAGAAGATTTGGGAATGGTGGGATGAGAATGGAAAGATGAGAGAAAGAACTGGAGAACTTATCTATAGATTGGGTATGAGAAGTTTCTTGAAGGCGACAGGGCTTCCTGCTGTTCCTCAGATGGTCTTGCATCCACGTGCCAATCCATTCTTCTTCTGGGATAAAGAGGAGGTGAACCAATAATGGTTAAGACAGATTTCGGACCACCAAAATATCTGGACATGATGTCCGACCTTTGTAAGAGAAACTATGGAAAATGGAAATATCACGAAGTCTTAGATACGGGAACGTTAGTTCACGTAGCTGAAAATGGCGAAAAACTATATACAGTAAGATCAGCAACACCAAGACTTATGCATATTGACACTTTAAGAGCATTTTGCGATCTTGCTGATAAGTATTGCAATGGATTTTTCAGGTTCACCAGTAGGCACTCTATCGAGTTCTTGCTCGAAGACGAATCTAATATTGAGCCTTTAAAGGCAGATTTACATGCGATGGGATACTCTCCTGGCGGCGTAGGCAATACTATTTCAAATATGCTTCACACCCAGGGTTGGATTCACTGCCATACCCCAGCAATTGACGCATCTGGCATAGTAAAGGCTGTTATGGACGGGGTTTTTGATTATTATACCGAAGCAAAGCTTCCAGCCAGACTTAGACTTTCTCTGGCATGCTGCTTAAATATGTGCGGTGCAGTCCACTGCTCAGACGTAGCAATTGTAGGAATACACAGGGTTCCACCAAAGGTTTTGGATGAAAAGGTTGCCAAGATGTGTGAGATACCAAACGTGGTAGCTGCATGTCCTACAAGGGCAATCAGACCAGAGCCATCGAAGAAGTCGGTTGTTATAAACGATGAGAAGTGTATGTATTGCGGAAACTGCTATACTATGTGCCCAGCAATACCTATATTTGATCCAAAGAACGATGGAGCTGCAATCTTCGTTGGTGGTAAGGTTTCTGACGCCAGACACCCTGCAATGTTTTCAAAGTTGGCCGTTCCATATATTCCAAACGAACCACCAAAATGGCCAACAGTTGTCCAGACGGTAAGGATGCTTATTGACGTTTATGCTAAGGATGCAAAACAAGGCGAGCGTTATGGGGAATGGATCAATAGAATTGGTTGGGAAAGATTCTTCAAGGTTACAGGCTTACCATTTACCGATAAGCATATTGATGATTATATCTTCTCCATTCCAACCTTCCGTTCTACAGCAACGTTTAAATGGTAATAAAATCGGTGCTTAAAATAAAGGCGGTGAAATAACATGGCTGCTGATCCAGCAATTAAGGTTAAAGTTTGCGATTATTTGAAATCTGTAAAACAGGCTAAAAATAGGCAAATTGCTGAAAAAATCGGAGAAGACAAAAAAGCAGTTGATGGGGCTATTGCAGAGCTTGCTAATGAAGGGGTTGTAGAGTATATCTACGTTACTACTTCATTTGTAGTTCTAAAAGAAGAATTTCACAATAACCCAGATTGGCACTATACTCCTAGCTAATTAAAGTCTAATTCAAATACCTCCCTCGTGTTTTGAGGGAGGTATTTATTTATTTATTTAAATTTGATAAAATATAATCTGTTGAATATATTTGGAGGAGGTAATATTAATGGTTTATGTTGTAAAAGTAGATCAGGACACTTGCAATGGCGATGCTGCATGCGCAGATAATTGCCCAAATCAGGTTTTCGACATGGTAAATGGCAAGTCTCAACCAACAAGGGCAGACGATTGTGTTGGTTGCATGACCTGCGTATCAGTTTGTCCAACTGGTGCTGTTACTGTAACTGAGCTTTAATCATATTAATTTCGCGCAGCTATTTTAGGATGGTTGCGCGCTTTTTTTTGTAATTTATCAGATATAATAAACTGAGTAGTTATACATATTTGACATAATACTAAAAAATATATTTAATATAAAAACGGATTGTTTGCAAAAATTTAAATTTCTGTTATAATTTTTTTGCTGATGGAGAGATGGCCGAGAGGTCGAAGGCGCTCCCCTGCTAAGGGAGTAAGCGGCTAAAACTGCTTCGAGGGTTCGAATCCCTCTCTCTCCGCCATATTTTTTAAGGAGGAATAAATCGTGGTTTATGTTTTGAACATTAAGGGCAAGGAGTTTTTGGTAGCTCCAGGCGATAAGATAAAAGTTCCTTTTATGGATGGCGCTAACAGTGGAGATAAGTTCATAGTTGAAAACGCTTTGGTTTTTGGCGAAGAATCTGAAATCAAAACTTCAAGTGTCGAAACTACTGTTGAAGGCAGCGGCAAAGAGAAGACCGTTATAACCTTCAAATATAGGCCAAAGAAGGGCTATAGGAACAAAAAGGGTCACAGACAGCAATTTACACTTTTGAGAGTTTCTGAGGCATAAATTATAAAAAAGTATTCAAAGAGAGGTGATTTAGATGGCATCTAAAAAAGGTGGCGGCAGTTCAAGGAACGGAAGAGATAGCAATCCTCAATATCTGGGCGTAAAAGTATATGGTGGTGAGGCTATAAATGCTGGAGGTATTATCTTGAGACAGCATGGCACGAAGATACGACCTGGCAGCAATGTAGGACTTGGAAGAGACTATACAATCTATGCAAAGATTGATGGTAAGGTTAGTTTTACTAAAAAGGCTGGCAGGGTAGTAGTAGAAGTTTTCCCTAATTAATTTATTATGGGGTTTAAATCATATATTTTTCCTGATACAGCAAGAGTTAAGTTTTTGGGGGGGCATGGCGGAAAAGGATGTGTGAGTTTTAGAAAAGAAAAGTATGTCCCAAAAGGCGGTCCTGATGGTGGAGATGGCGGAAAGGGCGCAGATATATATCTGGTAGCTACTAGGGAGCTTAGCGATCTGGCATTTTTCAAACCCAATCAGGAATTCAAGGCGAAAAACGGCGAGCCTGGAACTTCCAAAAAAATGCATGGCTGTGATGCAGATGATTTGTTCATCAAAGTGCCAGTCGGAACAATAGTTACCGATCTGAACACAAATGAAACTATATGCGACCTTGATTATGAAGGAAGAGTTTTTCTGATAGTTAAGGGCGGAAGAGGTGGCCTGGGCAATTCAAATTTTGCAACCTCAACCAATAGAGTTCCTCATTATGCCCAAGAGGGAGAACCTGGTGAAGCGAGAGACGTATTGTTAGAGATGAAAATTCTTGCAGACATTGGTCTTGTGGGTCTCCCCAATGCAGGCAAGTCTTCACTTCTAAACGCTCTTACTAATGCTAATGCAATAGTAGGCGATTATTCTTTTACTACGATTAAGCCAGTGCTTGGAGTTCTGTCTAATGATGAACAATCTGTTGTTTTGGCTGATATTCCTGGAATTATAGAAGGTGCAAGTCTAGGTAAGGGTTTGGGAAACATTTTTCTAAGGCATATTGACCGTTCAAATTATTTGATAATTGTTCTTGATTCTAGCCAGGATCCTATGTCAGATTATCATATTATTTTGAAAGAGCTTTTCCAATATAATGAAGAACTATTGAAAAGGAATAGAATGGTTTTGCTAAACAAATGTGATCTCATAGATAAAGAGACAGAAAATACTCTTATAGAATATTTCAAAGGATTGAACGAAAGAGTTTTTTCTTTGAGCACAAATGACGCTGAAAGTATTGATAATTTTAGGAATGTTATCCTAAAAACTTTTGCTGAACCTAAAATTTTTATTTAATTTTTTTATAAATTAAAAAATAAAATGTTCAATATTGATATATAATTAAAACATAAAACTTTTATAAGGTGTGAGAGCGATGCTGTCAAAGATAAGTTTCTTATGCGATGAATAGAAAAGTTGTTTTAAAAATAGGCACTTCTTCCCTGATTAAATCCAATTCTGTTAATGAAGAATTTGTAAATTTAATTGCTGATGGAATTGCTGAAAAGATGAAAAAAGGTTTGAAATTTGTATTGGTTTCTTCAGGGGCAATCGGACTTGGAAGATTTTATACCAATATTAGAAATCCAAAATCAATTCCTGAAAAGCAGGCTGCTGCTTCTGTGGGGCAGGTTTATTTGATGAATGCCTACAAGAGAGCTTTTGACAAAAATAATATTCAGTGTGCACAGCTTTTGTTTACGGCTGCTGACTTGTCCGATCGAGAGAGGTTTCTAAATATCCAAAATACCTTCAAGGTGCTTTTGAAGTCCAATATTGTTCCGATTATAAATGAAAACGATACTGTGGCCGTAGAAGAGATAAAGATTGGCGATAACGATACTCTTTCAGCAGTGGTATCTTTGCTGGTAAGAGCTGATGTCCTAACTCTTTTTACAGATGTCGAGGGTTTTTATCTGGATAAAAATAATCCGAAAACGATTCTAAAAAGTATTAAGAAAATAGACAGCGATCTCTTTAAGATTGCAGACCAACCTAATTCAAAATTGGGTACTGGCGGTATGTATACCAAGCTTAAGGCCGCTCAGATAGCTACCGATGCAGGTATTCCTGTTTATATCATCTCAAACAAGAAAATTAAAGAATTTTTTCAGGTTATCGATAGTGAAATCAATATGGGCACTTGTTTCGAGCCCTGTCAAAAGAGTTCACAGAAAATGTCCTGGATAAAGCATAATACGCGAACTAAGGGTAAGATCATAATAGATCAGGGGGCAAGGGATGCACTTTTGAAAAATAAAAGCCTTCTGCCATCTGGCATTGTAGATGTGTCGGGCAATTTCAAAAGAGCTGACGTTGTTGAAATTTCCGATCAATCTGGTAATATTGTAGCGAAAGGGTTAACGAATTATCCTTCTAATGAAATTCTAAGATTAAAGGGTTCTAATACTAAAAATATTTACAATATCTTGGGATATAAGTTTGGTGATGAAATAGTTCACAAAGATTATCTAATAATTATCTAAACCTTGAGTGGAGGTTCTATGGAGATTAAAGAATATGTTGAAAAATTATGTAAGGAAGCAAAGGAGTCGACTTATAATATTGCGTCATTAGATACAAATGTTAAAAATAACTTTATTAATCTTCTGTCAAAAAAATTGATCGATTATGAAAAGAATATCCTTGCTGCCAACGTCTCAGACATAGAAGCTGCCCGTCAAAATGGTATTTCTTCAAGTTTGATTGACAGAATGCTTTTGGACCACAAAAGAATTGTCCAGATGTCTGAGGGATGTAAAAAAGTGTCCATTCTCCCAGATCCAATTGGAAGCGTTTCCTTTGGGACTAAAAGGCCTAATGGGCTTGAAATTTATTGTAAAAGGGTACCACTGGGATGCATTGGGGTTATATACGAATCAAGACCAAATGTGACTATAGAGATTACGACGCTGGCAATTAAGTCTGGCAATGCTGTAATTCTCAAAGGTGGCAGTGAGGTAATTAATACAAACAAAGTTCTTGTAGGTTTGATAAAAGAGTCTTTAAATGAGGCGCAAATAGATGAGGCTGCAGTTCAATTTATAGATACTCCTGATAGAAGTGCTGTTGATGTTCTGTTGAAACAAAGAGGGTTGATAGATGTCGTTATTCCAAGGGGTTCAGAGGGATTAATAAAGCATGTCGTAGAGAATTCTTTTGTGCCAGTGATTGAAACTGGAATAGGTAACTGTCATCTATATATCGATGAATCGGCAAACATTGATATGGCGTTAAAGATAGCAATAAATGCGAAAACCCAAAGGCCATCAGTCTGCAACTCAATTGAAAAGGTATTAGTTCATAAAAATATCGCTTCAAACATAATTGTTCCTCTTGTTATGGAATTTAGAAAAAAGGACGTACAGATAAGAGGTTGTCAGCAGACTCTTAAATATGTTAAAGACGCTATTCCTGCAACTGAGGAAGATTGGTACAAAGAATATCATGATCTAATTGTTGCAATCAAAGTAGTAAAGGATCTAAGAGATGCAGTCAGTCATATTAATAAATATGGTTCAAAACATTCTGAAGCTATAGTTTCAGAAAACTATTCGAGCGTAAAAAGGTTTCTTAGGGATGTAGATGCCAGTGCTGTTTATGCTAACGCATCGACAAGGTTTACAGATGGTGGCGAGTTTGGTTTTGGAGCAGAAGTGGGCATAAGTACACAAAAGCTTCATGTAAGAGGGCCGATGGGTCTGGATGCCTTGACTACTATGAAATATATAATTTTTGGGAATGGTCAAATTCGAACATAAAATAGCTATCCTTGGAGGCACCTTTGATCCTGTTCATATTGGTCATTTAAAATTAGCTCAAGCTTCGCTTAATTTACTTGATCCTGATCTTTTTCTTTGGATTCCTGCAAAGAGATCGCCTTTAAAAAGCAATCTCTATGCAAGTGACTATCATAGATGGTGTATGCTCTATGAGTGCACAAAGGATGAGAAAAGATTTACTTTAAGCGATTTGGAAATTGCGGGGGAGGAGCCTTCTTATACCTTTTTAACCTTAATAAAGATAAGAGATATGTATCCTGATTCAAATTTATATTTTGTTATGGGCTTAGATACTGCGCTATCCTTGCCAAGTTGGTACAGGATTAATGATATTTTAGAAATATGTAAGTTCGCCGTATTTGAAAGAAATACAGATATTGGCGATTCAATTGAGTCATTGCCAAGAGAAATCCTTGAGAATATAGAATTTTTTAAAGTTGATATACCTGATACTTCATCGAATCTAATTAGAAGAAAGATTTCGTCGAATGAAGATTTGTCTGAGCTTCTCGATCCTTCTACTATTGAATATATTAGTAGGTTCAATTTATATAAATAATAAAAATATAATGTCATAAATTGAGGTCATTGTGGACTATATAAAAATTAGAGGAGCAAAGGAAAACAACTTAAAGGATGTTAATATTGACATCCCAAGAAATAAATTTATTATTTTTACTGGCGTGTCTGGTTCTGGCAAATCATCTCTGGCTTTTGATACGCTTTATGCTGAGGGTCAGAGAAGATATGCAGAATCATTGTCGGTCTATGCAAGACAGTTTTTAGGCCAGTTGAAGAAGCCACAGGTCGAATCTATCGAGGGACTTTCTCCTGCCGTCTCTATAGATCAAAGAGGGATGTCTCACAATCCTCGCTCGACTGTTGGCACTCTTACTGAGATATACGACTACTTTAGATTGCTTTATGCAAGAATTGGAGTAGCGTATTGTCCAAAGTGCAAAATCCCAATAAAAGCTACCTCCCTGGACGAAATAGTCAGCGATTTATTTAGAAGATACCCAAATGAGTTAATAATGATAACTGCAGTGCTGATTGAGGGAAGGAAGGGTGAATTTAAGGATTTAATAAACAGATATAGAAAACAGGGCTTTTTGAAGATGATTATAGATTCAAAGACTTATGACATCTCAGAAGAAGATATAATTTTGGAAAAAAATAAAAAACATACAATAATTTTGGTTGTGGATGAAATCACTCTTAGCAGTGACAAAGTTAAAAGATTGAGCGAAGCTTTAAGGCTGGCCCTTGAAGCGGGCAATGGTGTAATCAGAGTTCAGAGAAAGAATGGACAGTTTGATCTTTATAGCGAAAAGCTCTCCTGTCCAAAGTGTGGTTTTAGTCTTGTAGAACTGAGTCCAAGACTTTTTTCTTTCAATAGCCCATATGGTGCATGTCCTGTGTGCCATGGATTAGGATTTGTCGAGGAGTTAGATCCTGAAAAGATTTTCGATATGGAGCTTTCCCTGAGAAATGGCGCGGCAAGGATATATAGAGGTAGGTATAACCAATACTATATATACAGCTTATTGAACTTCGCCAGATCAAGAGGGATAAGTATTGATAAGCCTGTTAAGAAACTTAGCCCCGAAGAGATAGATCTGCTTTTGTATGGTGATAGGGCAGAGTCTGATGCCGAGCCCTCATTTGAGGGGATAAATAAATATATTGAAAGAAAGCGCTCAGAGTCTTCTAATGAGTCATGGGATGAATTTAAAGATTTTCTGGTTATGAAAACGTGTAGCGCATGTAATGGCACAAGATTGAGAAAAGAGGCTCTTAGCGTATATATAAACGAAATGAATATTGCTGATTTATTGTCTCTT is drawn from Thermodesulfobium sp. 4217-1 and contains these coding sequences:
- the nadD gene encoding nicotinate (nicotinamide) nucleotide adenylyltransferase, with product MVKFEHKIAILGGTFDPVHIGHLKLAQASLNLLDPDLFLWIPAKRSPLKSNLYASDYHRWCMLYECTKDEKRFTLSDLEIAGEEPSYTFLTLIKIRDMYPDSNLYFVMGLDTALSLPSWYRINDILEICKFAVFERNTDIGDSIESLPREILENIEFFKVDIPDTSSNLIRRKISSNEDLSELLDPSTIEYISRFNLYK
- a CDS encoding glutamate-5-semialdehyde dehydrogenase, with amino-acid sequence MEIKEYVEKLCKEAKESTYNIASLDTNVKNNFINLLSKKLIDYEKNILAANVSDIEAARQNGISSSLIDRMLLDHKRIVQMSEGCKKVSILPDPIGSVSFGTKRPNGLEIYCKRVPLGCIGVIYESRPNVTIEITTLAIKSGNAVILKGGSEVINTNKVLVGLIKESLNEAQIDEAAVQFIDTPDRSAVDVLLKQRGLIDVVIPRGSEGLIKHVVENSFVPVIETGIGNCHLYIDESANIDMALKIAINAKTQRPSVCNSIEKVLVHKNIASNIIVPLVMEFRKKDVQIRGCQQTLKYVKDAIPATEEDWYKEYHDLIVAIKVVKDLRDAVSHINKYGSKHSEAIVSENYSSVKRFLRDVDASAVYANASTRFTDGGEFGFGAEVGISTQKLHVRGPMGLDALTTMKYIIFGNGQIRT